In one window of Pseudomonas sp. IAC-BECa141 DNA:
- a CDS encoding ABC transporter ATP-binding protein, translated as MSLTLEHVSRTVEGQTWIDDASLKFEPGSFNVLLGRTLSGKTSLMRLMAGLDKPDSGRILMNGVDVTQRPVRLRNVSMVYQQFINYPTMTVFENIASPLRQAGISNELIQSKVQETAKMLRIEKFLKRYPLELSGGQQQRTAMARALVKDAELILFDEPLVNLDYKLREELRQEMRELFKARHTIAIYATTEPNEALALGGTTTILHEGRVIQSGPSTEVYHQPKTVLAAELFSEPPINLMPGRIAGNEVSFANFVHFPLNVDLRPVGEGEYRFGVRPSHISLVPSNDDDLELAVTVEVAEISGSETFLHVRNEHFLLVLHLPGVHEYDVDAPIRIYIPTHKLFVFDAQGRLVQAPGRRVARVA; from the coding sequence ATGTCACTCACCCTGGAGCACGTCAGCCGTACCGTCGAGGGCCAGACCTGGATCGACGATGCGAGCCTGAAATTCGAACCTGGATCCTTTAACGTTTTGCTCGGACGTACGCTGTCCGGCAAAACCAGTCTGATGCGCCTGATGGCCGGTCTGGACAAGCCCGACAGCGGCCGCATCCTGATGAACGGCGTCGACGTTACTCAGCGCCCGGTGCGTTTGCGCAACGTGTCGATGGTCTATCAGCAATTCATCAATTACCCGACCATGACGGTGTTCGAGAACATTGCCTCGCCGTTGCGCCAGGCCGGGATCTCCAACGAGCTGATCCAGAGCAAGGTGCAGGAAACCGCGAAGATGCTGCGCATCGAGAAGTTTCTGAAGCGCTATCCGCTGGAACTGTCCGGCGGCCAGCAGCAGCGCACCGCCATGGCGCGAGCGCTGGTCAAGGATGCCGAGCTGATCCTGTTCGATGAGCCGCTGGTCAACCTCGACTACAAATTGCGCGAAGAGCTGCGCCAGGAGATGCGCGAGCTGTTCAAGGCGCGCCATACCATCGCCATCTACGCCACCACCGAACCCAACGAAGCGCTGGCGCTGGGCGGCACCACTACCATTCTTCACGAAGGTCGGGTGATCCAGAGCGGCCCTTCGACCGAGGTCTATCACCAGCCGAAAACCGTGCTGGCGGCCGAATTGTTCTCCGAGCCACCGATCAACCTGATGCCGGGACGTATCGCCGGCAACGAAGTGAGCTTCGCCAACTTCGTACACTTTCCGTTGAACGTCGATCTGCGGCCGGTGGGCGAGGGCGAGTACCGTTTTGGCGTGCGCCCGAGCCACATCTCGCTGGTACCGAGCAACGATGACGACCTGGAACTGGCGGTGACCGTCGAGGTGGCGGAGATCAGCGGTTCGGAAACCTTCCTGCACGTGCGCAACGAGCATTTCCTGCTGGTGCTGCATCTGCCGGGTGTTCACGAATACGACGTCGATGCGCCGATCCGCATCTATATCCCGACCCATAAACTGTTTGTGTTCGATGCGCAGGGCCGGCTGGTGCAGGCACCGGGCCGGCGTGTCGCGAGGGTTGCCTGA
- a CDS encoding peptidylprolyl isomerase, with translation MTQVKLTTNFGDIVLQLDAEKAPVTTANFIEYVKKGHYENVVFHRVIKGFMIQGGGFEPGMKEKKDKSPSIQNEADNGLKNDKYTIAMARTMDPHSASAQFFINASDNSFLNHTAKTAQGWGYAVFGKVVAGTDVVDKIEGVSTTSKAGHQDVPADDVIIEKAEIIEA, from the coding sequence ATGACTCAAGTTAAATTGACCACCAACTTCGGTGACATCGTCCTGCAACTGGACGCTGAAAAGGCGCCGGTCACCACCGCCAACTTCATCGAGTACGTTAAAAAGGGTCACTACGAGAACGTCGTGTTCCACCGCGTCATCAAAGGTTTCATGATCCAGGGCGGCGGTTTCGAGCCAGGCATGAAAGAAAAGAAAGACAAGAGCCCGAGCATCCAGAACGAAGCCGACAACGGTCTGAAGAACGACAAGTACACCATCGCCATGGCCCGTACCATGGACCCGCATTCGGCTTCGGCGCAGTTCTTCATCAACGCCTCCGACAACAGCTTCCTGAACCACACCGCCAAGACCGCTCAGGGCTGGGGTTATGCCGTGTTCGGTAAAGTGGTTGCGGGCACCGACGTTGTCGACAAGATCGAAGGCGTTTCCACCACGTCCAAGGCAGGCCACCAGGACGTACCGGCAGACGACGTGATCATCGAGAAAGCCGAGATCATCGAAGCGTGA
- a CDS encoding ABC transporter ATP-binding protein, translated as MAEIRLQHLAHSYSKTPSGPEDYAIREMDHIWEQGGAYALLGPSGCGKSTLLNIISGLLSPSQGHVLFDGKAVNDLTPEKRNIAQVFQFPVVYDTMTVFDNLAFPLRNQGLAEAKVHSKVQEIAEVLDLQNLLSKKARNLTADEKQKVSMGRGLVRDDVSAILFDEPLTVIDPHLKWKLRRKLKQIHEQFNITMVYVTHDQLEASTFADKIAVMYGGQIVQFGTPRELFERPSHTFVGYFIGSPGMNLIEVQPQPGGVGFNSTHLPLSDALQRHIEHCQWKNLKVGIRPEFIHVWDEPFDDAMQARVVHVEDLGTYKIMTLDLDGAPLKVRLAEDKPVPQGTAYISFPAQWLMVYADEFLLDATDSEVQP; from the coding sequence ATGGCCGAAATCCGTTTGCAGCACCTCGCCCACAGCTACAGCAAAACCCCGAGCGGGCCCGAGGATTACGCGATCCGCGAGATGGACCACATCTGGGAGCAGGGCGGCGCGTATGCCTTGCTCGGCCCTTCGGGCTGCGGCAAATCGACCTTGCTCAACATCATTTCCGGTTTGCTCAGCCCGTCCCAGGGGCATGTGTTGTTCGACGGCAAAGCGGTCAACGACCTGACCCCGGAGAAGCGCAACATCGCTCAGGTTTTTCAGTTTCCGGTGGTGTACGACACCATGACCGTGTTCGACAACCTGGCCTTTCCCTTGAGAAATCAGGGCCTGGCCGAGGCGAAAGTACACAGCAAGGTGCAGGAAATCGCCGAAGTCCTCGATCTGCAAAACCTGTTGAGCAAAAAGGCGCGCAACCTCACCGCCGACGAAAAACAGAAAGTCTCCATGGGCCGTGGCCTGGTGCGCGACGACGTGTCGGCGATCCTCTTCGACGAGCCGCTGACGGTGATCGACCCGCACCTGAAATGGAAACTGCGGCGCAAGCTCAAGCAGATCCACGAGCAGTTCAACATCACCATGGTCTACGTCACCCACGATCAGCTGGAGGCGTCGACCTTCGCCGACAAGATTGCGGTGATGTACGGCGGGCAGATCGTCCAGTTCGGTACGCCACGGGAATTGTTCGAGCGGCCGAGCCACACCTTTGTCGGCTACTTCATCGGCAGCCCGGGGATGAATCTGATTGAGGTACAGCCGCAACCGGGCGGTGTCGGTTTCAACTCGACCCATCTGCCGTTGTCCGACGCCTTGCAGCGCCATATCGAACACTGCCAGTGGAAAAATCTGAAGGTCGGCATCCGCCCCGAGTTCATCCATGTGTGGGACGAGCCGTTTGATGACGCGATGCAGGCACGGGTCGTACACGTCGAAGACCTCGGCACCTACAAGATCATGACCCTGGACCTGGACGGCGCCCCGCTGAAGGTGCGTCTGGCCGAAGACAAACCGGTGCCGCAGGGCACGGCTTACATCAGTTTTCCGGCGCAGTGGCTGATGGTCTATGCCGACGAGTTTCTGCTGGATGCCACCGACAGCGAGGTACAGCCATGA
- the cysS gene encoding cysteine--tRNA ligase, producing MLTIYNTLTKSKEVFKPLDGNKVRMYVCGMTVYDYCHLGHGRSMVAFDLVTRWLRFSGYDLTYVRNITDIDDKIINRANENGESFEALTERMIAAMHEDEARLNIQKPDMEPRATDHIPGMHAMIQTLIDKGFAYAPGNGDVYYRVGKFMGYGKLSRKKIEDLRIGARIEVDEAKEDPLDFVLWKGVKPGEPSWESPWGAGRPGWHIECSVMSTCCLGETFDIHGGGSDLEFPHHENEIAQSEAATGKTYANAWMHCGMIRINGEKMSKSLNNFFTIRDVLDKYHPEVVRYLLVSSHYRSAINYSEDNLKDAKGALERFYHALKGLPNVAPAGGEAFVERFTTVMNDDFGTPEACAVLFEMVREINRLRESDLDAAAGLAARLKELASVLGVLQLEADDFLQAGAEGRVDAAEVEALIAARLAARAGKDWAESDRIRDQLTAMGVVLEDGKGGTTWRLAD from the coding sequence GTGCTTACGATCTACAACACGCTCACCAAGAGCAAAGAAGTCTTCAAGCCGCTGGATGGCAACAAGGTGCGCATGTACGTCTGCGGGATGACCGTGTACGACTACTGCCACCTGGGCCACGGCCGCAGCATGGTCGCGTTCGACCTGGTGACCCGCTGGTTGCGGTTCAGCGGTTATGACCTGACCTACGTGCGCAACATCACCGACATCGACGACAAGATCATCAACCGGGCCAACGAGAACGGCGAGTCGTTCGAAGCGTTGACCGAACGCATGATCGCGGCGATGCACGAAGACGAAGCGCGCCTGAACATCCAGAAGCCGGACATGGAACCGCGCGCCACGGATCACATCCCTGGCATGCACGCGATGATCCAGACCCTGATCGACAAGGGCTTCGCCTACGCCCCGGGCAATGGCGACGTGTACTACCGCGTCGGCAAGTTCATGGGCTACGGCAAGCTTTCGCGCAAGAAGATCGAAGACCTGCGCATCGGTGCGCGGATTGAAGTCGACGAAGCCAAGGAAGATCCTCTGGACTTCGTGCTGTGGAAAGGCGTCAAGCCGGGCGAGCCGAGCTGGGAGTCGCCGTGGGGCGCCGGGCGTCCGGGCTGGCACATCGAGTGCTCGGTGATGTCCACCTGCTGCCTCGGTGAGACTTTCGACATTCATGGCGGCGGCAGCGACCTCGAGTTTCCGCACCACGAAAACGAAATCGCCCAGAGCGAAGCGGCCACCGGCAAGACCTACGCCAACGCGTGGATGCATTGCGGCATGATCCGTATCAATGGCGAGAAGATGTCCAAGTCGTTGAACAACTTCTTCACCATTCGCGACGTGCTCGACAAGTACCACCCGGAAGTCGTGCGTTATCTGCTGGTGTCGAGCCACTACCGCAGCGCGATCAACTACTCGGAAGACAACCTCAAGGACGCCAAGGGCGCACTGGAGCGTTTCTACCACGCGTTGAAAGGCCTGCCGAACGTGGCGCCGGCTGGCGGCGAAGCGTTCGTCGAGCGTTTCACCACGGTGATGAACGACGACTTCGGCACCCCGGAAGCCTGCGCGGTGCTGTTCGAGATGGTCCGTGAGATCAACCGTCTGCGCGAGAGCGATCTCGATGCCGCGGCCGGTCTGGCGGCGCGCCTGAAAGAACTGGCCAGCGTGCTCGGTGTGTTGCAGCTCGAGGCCGATGACTTCCTGCAGGCCGGCGCCGAAGGGCGTGTCGATGCAGCTGAAGTCGAGGCGCTGATCGCTGCGCGTCTGGCGGCACGTGCCGGCAAGGACTGGGCTGAATCCGACCGCATCCGTGACCAGCTCACCGCCATGGGCGTGGTGCTGGAAGACGGCAAGGGCGGCACGACCTGGCGTCTGGCTGACTGA
- a CDS encoding DHA2 family efflux MFS transporter permease subunit: MSNNASFSPPSLLLSTIGLSLATFMQVLDTTIANVALPTISGNLGVSSEQGTWVITSFAVSNAIALPLTGWLSRRFGEVKLFLWATILFVLASFLCGISTSMPELIGFRVLQGLVAGPLYPMTQTLLIAVYPPARRGMALALLAMVTVVAPIAGPILGGWITDSYSWPWIFFINVPIGIFAVMVVRQQLAKRPVVTSRQPMDYVGLITLIIGVGALQVILDKGNDLDWFESNFIIIGAAISVIALAVFVIWEMTDQHPVVNLRLFAYRNFRIGTLVLVLGYAGFFGINLILPQWLQTQMGYTATWAGLAVAPIGILPVLLSPFVGKYAHKFDLRLLAGLAFLAIGLSCFMRAEFTNEVDFQHIALVQLFMGIGVALFFMPTLSILMSDLPPSQIADGAGLATFLRTLGGSFAASLTTWIWIRRADQHHAYMSESISTFEPATRETLHSLGGASQSAYAQMDQILTSQAYMLSTVDYFTLLGWGFMGLILIVWLAKPPFAAKAGPAASGH, translated from the coding sequence ATGAGCAATAACGCCTCTTTTTCGCCGCCCAGCCTGTTGCTCAGCACCATCGGCCTGTCGCTGGCGACCTTTATGCAGGTGCTCGATACCACCATCGCCAACGTGGCGCTGCCGACCATTTCCGGCAACCTCGGCGTGAGTTCGGAGCAGGGCACCTGGGTCATCACCTCGTTCGCCGTGAGCAACGCCATCGCGCTGCCGCTCACCGGCTGGCTGAGCCGTCGCTTCGGCGAGGTGAAGCTGTTTCTGTGGGCGACCATCCTGTTTGTGCTGGCTTCGTTCCTCTGCGGTATTTCCACCTCGATGCCGGAACTGATCGGTTTTCGCGTGCTGCAAGGCCTGGTGGCCGGGCCGTTGTACCCGATGACCCAGACACTGTTGATTGCGGTCTATCCGCCAGCAAGGCGGGGCATGGCCTTGGCGTTGCTGGCGATGGTCACGGTGGTGGCGCCCATCGCCGGGCCGATCCTCGGCGGCTGGATTACCGACAGTTACAGCTGGCCTTGGATCTTCTTCATCAACGTGCCGATCGGGATCTTCGCGGTGATGGTGGTGCGCCAGCAGCTGGCCAAGCGCCCGGTGGTCACCAGTCGTCAGCCAATGGATTACGTCGGGCTGATCACGCTGATCATCGGCGTGGGCGCCTTGCAGGTGATCCTCGACAAGGGCAATGACCTGGACTGGTTCGAATCGAACTTCATCATCATCGGCGCGGCGATTTCGGTGATTGCGCTGGCGGTGTTCGTGATCTGGGAAATGACCGACCAGCATCCGGTGGTCAATCTGCGGCTGTTTGCCTATCGCAACTTCCGCATCGGCACGCTGGTGCTGGTGTTGGGGTATGCCGGATTCTTCGGCATCAACCTGATCTTGCCGCAGTGGTTGCAGACCCAGATGGGTTACACCGCGACCTGGGCCGGGCTGGCGGTGGCGCCGATCGGCATTCTGCCGGTGCTGCTGTCACCGTTTGTCGGCAAGTACGCGCACAAGTTCGACCTGCGCCTGCTGGCCGGTCTGGCGTTCCTGGCGATCGGCCTGAGCTGCTTCATGCGTGCCGAATTCACCAACGAGGTGGATTTCCAGCACATCGCCCTGGTGCAGCTGTTCATGGGGATTGGGGTGGCGCTGTTCTTCATGCCGACCTTGAGCATTCTGATGTCGGATCTACCGCCAAGTCAGATTGCCGATGGCGCCGGTCTGGCGACGTTCCTGCGGACATTGGGCGGCAGCTTTGCGGCGTCGTTGACGACATGGATCTGGATTCGCCGGGCGGATCAGCATCATGCCTATATGAGCGAGAGCATCAGCACCTTCGAACCAGCGACTCGCGAGACCTTGCATTCGCTGGGGGGCGCGAGCCAATCGGCGTATGCGCAGATGGATCAGATTCTCACCAGTCAGGCGTATATGCTCTCCACCGTGGATTACTTCACGCTGCTCGGTTGGGGCTTTATGGGGTTGATTCTGATTGTGTGGCTGGCGAAACCGCCGTTTGCTGCCAAGGCAGGCCCGGCCGCCAGCGGTCACTAA
- a CDS encoding carbohydrate ABC transporter permease, whose translation MNKVQNNKAWWLVLPVFLLVAFSAVIPMMTVVNYSVQDIFDQSSRYFVGADWYKQVLLDPRLHDSLLRQFIYSACVLLIEIPLGIAIALTMPTKGRWSSVVLIVLAIPLLIPWNVVGTIWQIFGRADIGLLGSSLNAMGISYNYAANTMDAWVTVLVMDVWHWTSLVALLCFSGLRAIPDVYYQAARIDRASAWAVFRHIQLPKLKSVLLIAVMLRFMDSFMIYTEPFVLTGGGPGNSTTFLSQTLTQMAVGQFDLGPAAAFSLVYFLIILLVSWLFYTAMTHNDANR comes from the coding sequence ATGAACAAGGTGCAAAACAACAAGGCCTGGTGGCTGGTGTTGCCGGTGTTCCTGCTGGTGGCCTTCAGTGCCGTCATTCCGATGATGACCGTGGTCAACTATTCGGTGCAGGACATCTTCGACCAGTCCAGCCGCTACTTCGTGGGCGCCGACTGGTACAAGCAGGTGCTGCTCGATCCGCGTCTGCACGACTCGTTGTTGCGTCAGTTCATCTACTCGGCGTGCGTGCTGCTGATCGAAATCCCGCTCGGCATCGCCATCGCGCTGACCATGCCGACCAAGGGGCGCTGGTCGTCAGTGGTGCTGATCGTGCTGGCGATTCCGCTGCTGATTCCGTGGAACGTGGTCGGCACCATCTGGCAGATTTTCGGCCGCGCCGACATCGGCCTGCTCGGGTCGAGCCTCAACGCCATGGGCATCAGCTATAACTATGCCGCCAACACCATGGACGCCTGGGTCACCGTGCTGGTGATGGACGTGTGGCACTGGACTTCGCTGGTGGCGCTGTTGTGTTTCTCCGGGCTGCGGGCGATTCCCGATGTGTACTACCAGGCTGCGCGTATCGACCGGGCCTCGGCCTGGGCCGTATTCCGGCACATTCAGTTGCCCAAGTTGAAGAGTGTGCTGCTGATCGCGGTGATGCTGCGCTTCATGGACAGCTTCATGATCTACACCGAGCCGTTCGTGCTCACCGGCGGCGGGCCGGGTAACTCGACGACCTTCCTGAGTCAGACCCTGACCCAGATGGCCGTAGGCCAATTCGACCTGGGGCCGGCGGCGGCATTCTCGCTGGTGTACTTCCTGATCATCCTGCTGGTGTCCTGGCTGTTCTACACCGCCATGACCCACAACGATGCCAACCGCTGA
- a CDS encoding glutamine--tRNA ligase/YqeY domain fusion protein: protein MSKPTVDPTSNSKTGPVTPVNFLRPIIQADLDSGKHTQIVTRFPPEPNGYLHIGHAKSICVNFGLAQEFGGVTHLRFDDTNPAKEDQEYIDAIESDVKWLGFEWSGEVRYASQYFDQLHDWAVELIKAGKAYVDDLTPEQAKEYRGSLTEPGKNSPFRDRSVEENLDWFARMRAGEFPDGARVLRAKIDMASPNMNLRDPIMYRIRHAHHHQTGDKWCIYPNYDFTHGQSDAIEGITHSICTLEFESHRPLYEWFLDALPVPAHPRQYEFSRLNLNYTITSKRKLKQLVDEKHVNGWDDPRMSTLSGFRRRGYTPASIRNFCEMIGTNRSDGVVDFGMLEFSIRQDLDANAPRAMCVLRPLKVVITNYPQDQVENLELPRHPQKEELGVRQLPFAREIYIDRDDFMEEPPKGYKRLEPNGEVRLRGSYVIRADEAIKDADGNIVELRCSYDPDTLGKNPEGRKVKGVIHWVPAAASIECEVRLYDRLFRSPNPEKAEDSASFLDNINPDSLQVLTGCRAEPSLGNAQPEDRFQFEREGYFVADIKDSKPGQPVFNRTVTLRDSWGQ, encoded by the coding sequence ATGAGCAAGCCCACTGTCGACCCTACCTCGAATTCCAAGACCGGCCCCGTTACGCCGGTCAATTTCCTGCGCCCGATCATCCAGGCGGACCTGGACTCGGGTAAGCACACGCAGATCGTCACCCGTTTCCCGCCTGAGCCCAATGGTTACCTGCACATCGGTCACGCCAAGTCGATCTGTGTGAACTTCGGCCTGGCCCAGGAGTTCGGCGGCGTCACTCACCTGCGTTTCGACGACACCAACCCGGCCAAGGAAGACCAGGAATACATCGACGCGATCGAAAGCGACGTCAAATGGCTGGGCTTCGAATGGTCCGGCGAAGTGCGCTATGCCTCGCAATACTTCGACCAGCTGCACGACTGGGCCGTCGAGCTGATCAAGGCCGGCAAGGCCTACGTCGACGACCTGACGCCTGAGCAGGCCAAGGAGTACCGCGGCAGCCTGACCGAACCTGGCAAGAACAGCCCGTTCCGCGACCGTTCGGTGGAAGAGAACTTGGACTGGTTCGCCCGCATGCGCGCCGGCGAGTTCCCGGACGGTGCCCGTGTGCTGCGCGCCAAGATCGACATGGCCTCGCCGAACATGAACCTGCGCGACCCGATCATGTACCGCATCCGCCACGCCCATCACCACCAGACCGGTGACAAGTGGTGCATCTACCCGAACTACGACTTCACCCACGGTCAGTCGGACGCCATCGAAGGCATCACTCACTCGATCTGCACCCTGGAGTTCGAAAGCCATCGTCCGCTGTACGAGTGGTTCCTCGACGCACTGCCAGTGCCGGCGCACCCGCGTCAGTACGAGTTCAGCCGTCTGAACCTCAACTACACCATCACCAGCAAGCGCAAGCTCAAGCAACTGGTTGACGAGAAACACGTCAACGGCTGGGACGATCCGCGCATGTCGACGCTGTCGGGCTTCCGCCGCCGTGGCTACACCCCGGCGTCGATCCGCAACTTCTGCGAGATGATCGGCACCAACCGTTCCGACGGCGTGGTCGACTTCGGCATGCTCGAGTTCAGCATCCGTCAGGACCTGGACGCGAACGCCCCGCGCGCCATGTGCGTGCTGCGTCCGTTGAAAGTCGTGATCACCAACTATCCGCAAGACCAGGTCGAGAACCTCGAACTGCCGCGTCATCCGCAGAAAGAAGAACTCGGCGTGCGCCAGCTGCCGTTCGCCCGTGAAATCTACATCGACCGCGATGACTTCATGGAAGAGCCGCCAAAAGGCTACAAGCGCCTGGAGCCGAACGGTGAAGTGCGTCTGCGCGGCAGCTACGTGATCCGTGCCGACGAAGCGATCAAGGACGCCGACGGCAACATCGTCGAACTGCGTTGCTCGTACGATCCGGACACCCTGGGCAAGAACCCTGAAGGCCGCAAGGTCAAGGGCGTGATCCACTGGGTGCCGGCCGCTGCCAGCATCGAGTGCGAAGTGCGTCTGTACGATCGCCTGTTCCGTTCTCCGAACCCGGAGAAGGCCGAAGACAGCGCGAGTTTCCTGGACAACATCAACCCTGACTCACTGCAAGTGCTGACCGGTTGTCGTGCTGAGCCTTCGCTGGGCAATGCACAGCCGGAAGACCGTTTCCAGTTCGAGCGTGAAGGCTACTTCGTCGCGGATATCAAGGACTCGAAACCCGGTCAGCCGGTATTCAACCGTACCGTGACCCTGCGTGATTCGTGGGGCCAGTGA
- a CDS encoding sigma-54-dependent Fis family transcriptional regulator: MAAPAPPLSHDAIVQDSWSRCRAFGLNHQSAPAFDQLPAAGIAQLLDRHHSLVQTTHQEVLPYYENILSNSNCLIMLADNQGQVLTSWGTQRFIEPNLARGFQAGASWVERASGTNAIGTALACEQAVHIEHDEHFLKANRFMTGSAAPIFDAERKVIAVLDVSSDSYLPPSHTLGMVKMMSQTVENRLILNLFHGQHFQLTFNTGLNNLDSQWAGLLIFDESGQVLSANRRADNLLGVRLSRVSVESLFKVSLLELINQPDGLPFALQTSGRNRFQCLLKRPKQVPIQARVFNETRTAETRTAEPKVAVPTAISLSTLHFGDSRVEKAVRQAERLLEKDIPLLIHGETGVGKEVFVKALHQASSRCKQAFIAVNCAAIPAELVESELFGYEKGAFTGANQKGSIGLIRKADKGTLFLDEIGDMPLPTQARLLRVLQERCVQPVGSSELFPVDLRIISATNRSLREQVQLGRFREDLYYRIGGLTLELPPLRERSDKQALFKRLWEQHREPTQWAGLSREVLELFERHPWPGNLRQVSSVMQVALAMAEEQPIRPEHLPDDFFVDLEMEPVEVAEPLGIDLNDAEALNRELQLAGGNISHLARRLGVSRNTLYKRLRQLEN, from the coding sequence ATGGCCGCACCTGCCCCGCCGCTTTCCCATGACGCCATCGTCCAGGACTCCTGGTCCCGTTGCCGCGCCTTCGGTCTCAATCATCAAAGCGCCCCGGCTTTCGATCAGCTGCCCGCCGCCGGCATCGCGCAGTTGCTCGACCGCCATCATTCGCTGGTGCAGACCACTCACCAGGAAGTGCTGCCGTATTACGAGAACATCCTGAGCAACTCCAACTGCCTGATCATGCTGGCCGACAATCAGGGCCAGGTTTTGACGTCCTGGGGCACCCAGCGCTTTATCGAGCCGAATCTGGCGCGGGGTTTCCAGGCCGGCGCCAGTTGGGTCGAGCGCGCCAGCGGCACCAACGCCATCGGCACGGCGCTGGCCTGTGAGCAGGCGGTGCACATCGAACACGATGAACACTTTCTCAAGGCCAACCGTTTCATGACCGGTTCCGCTGCACCGATTTTCGATGCCGAGCGCAAGGTCATCGCCGTGCTCGACGTGTCCAGCGACAGCTACCTGCCGCCCTCGCACACCCTCGGCATGGTCAAGATGATGAGCCAGACGGTGGAGAACCGACTGATCCTCAACCTGTTCCACGGCCAGCACTTTCAACTGACATTCAACACCGGGTTGAACAACCTCGACAGCCAGTGGGCCGGGCTGCTGATCTTTGATGAGAGCGGTCAGGTGCTGTCGGCCAACCGTCGGGCCGACAATCTGTTGGGTGTGCGGTTATCCCGGGTCAGCGTTGAAAGCCTGTTCAAGGTGTCGTTGCTGGAGTTGATCAATCAGCCGGACGGATTGCCGTTTGCCTTGCAGACCTCGGGGCGCAATCGTTTCCAGTGTTTGTTGAAACGGCCTAAACAGGTGCCGATTCAGGCGCGGGTCTTCAATGAAACCAGAACCGCTGAAACCAGAACCGCCGAACCGAAAGTCGCCGTACCGACGGCGATCAGCCTGAGCACTTTGCATTTCGGCGACAGCCGCGTGGAAAAAGCCGTGCGCCAGGCTGAACGCCTGCTGGAAAAGGACATCCCGCTGCTGATTCACGGCGAAACCGGGGTTGGCAAGGAAGTTTTCGTCAAAGCCCTGCATCAGGCCAGCTCACGCTGCAAACAGGCGTTCATCGCCGTCAACTGCGCGGCGATCCCCGCCGAACTGGTGGAGTCAGAGCTGTTCGGCTACGAGAAAGGCGCGTTCACCGGCGCCAACCAGAAAGGCAGCATCGGGCTGATCCGCAAGGCCGACAAAGGCACGCTGTTTCTCGATGAAATTGGCGATATGCCCCTGCCAACCCAGGCAAGGCTGTTGCGGGTGTTGCAGGAGCGCTGCGTGCAACCGGTGGGCAGCAGCGAGCTGTTTCCTGTGGATCTGCGGATCATCTCCGCCACCAACCGTTCGCTCAGGGAACAGGTGCAACTGGGGCGCTTTCGCGAAGACTTGTACTACCGCATTGGCGGTTTGACTCTGGAGTTGCCACCGCTACGCGAGCGCAGCGACAAGCAGGCGCTGTTCAAACGGCTGTGGGAACAGCATCGCGAGCCGACGCAGTGGGCGGGATTGAGTCGTGAAGTGCTGGAACTGTTCGAACGGCACCCGTGGCCGGGCAATCTGCGTCAGGTCAGCAGCGTGATGCAGGTGGCGCTGGCGATGGCCGAGGAACAACCGATTCGACCCGAGCATCTGCCGGACGATTTTTTCGTCGATCTGGAGATGGAGCCGGTAGAGGTGGCCGAGCCGTTGGGCATTGATCTGAACGATGCCGAGGCGTTGAACCGGGAGTTGCAGTTGGCCGGGGGCAATATTTCCCATCTGGCGCGACGGTTGGGGGTGAGCCGCAATACGCTGTACAAGCGATTGCGGCAGCTTGAAAACTGA
- the lpxH gene encoding UDP-2,3-diacylglucosamine diphosphatase, which yields MILLISDLHLEEERPDITRAFLDLLAGRARSASALYILGDFFEAWIGDDAMTPFQRSICQALRELSDSGTAIFLMHGNRDFMLGKAFCKQAGCTLLKDPSVVQFYGEPVLLMHGDSLCTRDEDYMKLRRYLRNPLSLFILRNLPLRTRHKLARKLRSESRAQTRMKANDIVDVTPQEIPRIMQEYGVKTLVHGHTHRPAIHKLQIGDQAAKRIVLGDWDRQGWALQVDENGFALAPFDFAPPPALPAPATA from the coding sequence GTGATATTGCTGATTTCAGACTTGCATCTGGAAGAGGAGCGCCCGGACATTACCCGGGCGTTTCTGGATTTGCTCGCCGGACGCGCCCGCTCGGCGAGTGCGTTGTACATTCTGGGCGACTTCTTCGAAGCGTGGATTGGCGACGACGCCATGACCCCCTTCCAGCGTTCCATCTGCCAGGCCCTGCGCGAACTCAGCGACAGCGGCACGGCCATATTTCTGATGCACGGCAATCGCGACTTCATGCTCGGCAAGGCCTTTTGCAAACAGGCCGGCTGCACGCTGTTGAAGGACCCGAGTGTCGTGCAGTTTTACGGCGAACCGGTATTGCTGATGCACGGCGACAGCCTGTGCACCCGCGACGAAGACTATATGAAGCTGCGCCGTTATCTGCGCAACCCGCTCAGCCTGTTCATCCTGCGCAACCTGCCCTTGCGCACCCGCCACAAGCTCGCCCGCAAGTTGCGCAGCGAAAGCCGCGCGCAGACACGGATGAAGGCCAATGACATCGTCGATGTCACGCCGCAGGAAATTCCGCGGATCATGCAGGAATACGGAGTGAAAACCCTGGTTCACGGGCACACCCATCGCCCGGCGATCCACAAGTTGCAGATCGGCGATCAGGCGGCGAAGCGGATTGTGCTGGGGGATTGGGATCGTCAGGGTTGGGCATTGCAGGTGGATGAGAACGGGTTTGCGTTGGCGCCCTTTGACTTTGCGCCACCGCCAGCATTACCCGCCCCTGCCACCGCCTGA